A genomic window from Cyprinus carpio isolate SPL01 chromosome A2, ASM1834038v1, whole genome shotgun sequence includes:
- the LOC109080560 gene encoding C-C chemokine receptor type 2-like: MTEGTGSAAADYSDYYNYESENIGSPCNESNTKVFSEVVLPVLYSTVFIVGLLGNALVLWVLVRHRHRCSLTDVCVLSLAVSDLLFLASLPVWAHSAVHGWALGSFMCHTVSVLFMMGLYSSVFFMVLMTLDRYVIIVYKHSICSRKRPAKMALALFVWMLSLLASLPDIVFAKVKEDRASCGSEFPQGAAWMSFTYLNILSLILPLIITSFCFCRILRIRSEERHSIVRLLLTVSAVYFLFWTPYNIVTFLMFLQTEGFMPSCEWRTDLSLAKQWVHAIALIHCCLNPIIYSCAGQKFRRAVLTVLKEQLPSSFSSPQSPESTSSDYSSTLIG; this comes from the exons ATGACCGAGGGCACGGGGTCCGCAGCTG CAGACTACAGTGACTACTATAACTATGAATCTGAAAATATAGGATCACCATGCAATGAGAGCAACACAAAGGTCTTCAGTGAGGTTGTCTTGCCCGTCCTCTACAGCACAGTTTTCATCGTTGGTCTGCTGGGAAACGCTCTGGTGCTGTGGGTGCTGGTCAGACACCGTCACAGATGCAGTCTGACAGACGTGTGTGTGCTCAGTCTGGCCGTGTCTGACCTGCTCTTTCTGGCCTCGCTCCCTGTCTGGGCTCACAGTGCCGTGCACGGGTGGGCTCTCGGCTCATTCATGTGTCACACCGTCAGCGTTCTCTTCATGATGGGTCTCTACAGCAGCGTCTTCTTCATGGTCCTCATGACACTGGATCGCTACGTCATCATCGTCTACAAACACAGCATCTGCTCCAGAAAACGACCTGCAAAAATGGCCCTGGCCTTGTTTGTGTGGATGCTCAGCCTGTTAGCGTCCCTCCCTGATATTGTTTTTGCCAAAGTGAAAGAGGACAGAGCATCCTGCGGATCTGAATTTCCTCAAGGTGCAGCCTGGATGTCGTTTACGTATCTGAACATCCTGAGCTTGATTCTGCCTCTGATCATCACGAGCTTCTGCTTTTGCCGGATCCTCCGCATTAGATCAGAAGAAAGGCACAGCATCGTCAGACTCCTCCTGACTGTGTCGGCCGTTTATTTCCTCTTCTGGACTCCATACAACATCGTCACGTTCCTCATGTTCCTGCAGACAGAAGGCTTCATGCCTTCTTGTGAGTGGCGTACTGATCTGAGTCTTGCCAAGCAGTGGGTGCACGCGATCGCACTGATCCACTGCTGCCTCAATCCCATCATCTACAGCTGTGCGGGACAGAAGTTCAGAAGAGCAGTGCTCACAGTCCTGAAGGAGCAGCTTCCATCCAGCTTCAGCTCTCCACAGTCACCTGAGAGCACATCTTCTGATTACTCCTCCACACTGATCGGATAG
- the LOC122147215 gene encoding phosphatase and actin regulator 1-like, translating to MAEELEQRNILKPRNEQEQMEEKREIRHRLSRKLSQRPTVEELRHAKILIRFCDYVEVADAQDYDRRADKPWTRLTAADKVSVDGQRSVDG from the exons ATGGCTGAAGAGCTGGAGCAGAGGAACATCCTCAAAC CTCGTAATGAACAGGAGCAGatggaggagaagagagagatcaGACACAGACTCTCACGCAAG CTGAGTCAGAGGCCCACGGTGGAGGAGCTGCGACACGCTAAGATTCTGATCCGCTTCTGTGATTACGTGGAGGTGGCAGACGCTCAGGACTACGACAGACGCGCAGACAAGCCCTGGACGAGACTCACAGCAGCCGACAAGGTGAGTGTAGACGGTCAGAGGAGTGTTGATGGCTGA